In Actinoplanes lobatus, the DNA window GGGCGTTCTGTGCGTGGGCGAGGAAGGCCAGATAGCGCTCTGCGAGCCGCAACACCGCGGCGGAGGGGTCGGGCTCACGGCTGGCGACTACGAGGCCCCGGGCGACGTCGTCGGTGCAGTAGCCGTGCTCGCGGCGGACGGTGGCGTGCCGGGCATGTTCGAACAGGCCGGTGTCGTCGGTGAGCCGTGCCAGGTGTGCGAAGGAGGGAGCGGGAACGGTGCGGCCGGTTGTCGGCGCCGCCACGGTAGCCCTGACGGTCACGCGCTGGCCACGGTGACGGGGCGGGCATCGGCGGCGACGAGTGTCGCGGCGAGTTCGTGGTATCGCCGGGCGACCGCGGGCCACCGCAGCGCCGGTTCGGCGTGACCGTTGCGTTCCCGCAGGGTGGCGGCCAGGTCGGGCTTGGTGAGGATTCTCCTGATGGCAGTCGCGAGAGCTGCCGGGTTCTTGTGGGGCACGAGCAGGCCGGGTCCGTCGGTGAGCAGTTCCACCGCGTGCGGGAACGCGGTGGCGACGACCGGGATCCGTGCCGCCACGGCCTCGACGAGGACGCCCGAGGTGACCTGCTCGGTGGAGTCGTACGGCAGCACGACGACGTCGGCGGAGCGAATGAGCTCCCCGAGTGCCGCCTCGTCGAGATAGGCCGACTCGTAGCGCACGTTCTGCGCGATGCCGAGGGCGGCGCCGAGCCGGTGCAGACCCGCCCGGTACGCCTCGCCGTGAAGTTCGGCGACCTTGGGATGTGTCCGGCCGGCCACGGTGTAGACGGGCGCGGACTTGAGGTTCTGCAGCAGAGCCAGGCCGCGCAGCGCCCATTCGATGCCCTTGCCCGGTCCCAGCAGGCCCCAGGTGAGCAGGTGCGGCTGCGGGTGTCGGCGGCTCGGCGGGCCGGTGTAGTCGGAGGCGCCGTGCGGAATCACGGAGATCTTCGTGGCGTCCACGGCGTAGCCGAGCAGCAGCCGGTCGTGCGCGGCCCTGGTGATGGTCACGACCGCGTCGGCGGCAGCGACGATCTGCTCGAGCAGTGACTTCTGGCTCGGGGTGGGATGCGTCAGCACGGTGTGCAGGACGACGAGGCTCGGCACGGTGAGCCGCCGAAGCACGGACAGGACGTCTCCGCCGTCGCGGCCGGGGTAGATGCCGTACTCGTGCTGGACGACAGCGACGTCGAAGTTGTTCAACGCCTCGGCACTGTCGCGCCAGCCGGCCGGTGTCGTGGCCATCCAGGTGTGCACCACCCCGGACATGGCGGTGGGGTCGTCGCCATGCCCCGCGACCCGTACGACGCCGCCGGGAAAGCCGGCCTTGCCGAGGTGGGTGGCGAGCGCGGAGTTGAAGGTCGCCAGGCCGCAGCGGGTAGGCGGGTGAGTGCTGAGAAATCCGAATCTGATGGCCATGTGCCGTACCTTCCAGTCGCTCGATCGTCGGCTCAGGTCGCCCGCACCGGCGCGGTGCGCATGTGATCAGGCACTTGTGCGGTGGCAGCGGTGCGCGAACGGCGCCGGCTCAGGTGCCGGGATCGGCGTCCTCTCTACTCTGACGCGAACGGATGGCGAAGCCGATGCATCGCCTGCTCGCCGCGGTCCGAATCGCGAAGCGTGGGCGCCGGATCCGCCGCGGCGGCTGGGGCGAACGGTGTCAGGCGCCCGAGGGTCGGGGCTGGGGCGGTGCGCCGGAAACGCGAAAGGTCGGAAAGCGGGCGGGAGACGGGCACACGTGGCGCTTTTATTATCGTCATCATGAGGCCTTTCCTGAGTGGCACGCACATGAGCGCGGGAGCCGCGAAATATGAGGGAACAGTTTCGAATGATCGCAGTAGAGAAATACCGAAGGCGGCTCGCTGAACCAGTCGAGCCGCCTTCGGTGTCAGTGGATCAGAGAGCGCGAATGTTCTCGGCCTGCGGGCCCTTCTGGCCCTGCGTGATCTCGAACTCCACTCGCTGATTCTCGTCGAGGCTACGGAAGCCGCTCGCCGAGATCGCCGAGAAGTGGGCGAACATGTCGGGGCCGCCGCCGTCCTGGCTGATGAACCCGAAGCCCTTGTCGCCGTTGAACCATTTCACGGTACCGTAGCCATGTCTTTTCCTTAGCAAGCTGCCGGAGTCCGTACTGTGCGGATTCTTGCGCCGCCGCGTTGATCATCCGCATCACTTCGATGCGGAAAACGAGAAAGCGCCTGAAGGGGTTCAGATAACCCATCAGGCGCCGAAAACGTCTACGGAGATCAAAACTGCAACACGGCAACACTAACACAGAAATTCGACCGCTGACCCGGAATCTTGCCGCCGATTTCCGGCCCGGCGTTACCCGGCACCGATTTCTGCGGCCGACGTATGGTGGTCCGTAAGGATGAGGCGATGGATGTCGAGCCGGTTCTGATCTTTATCCTCGCCCTTGTCGCGGTAGTCGCGGTGGTGCGCTGGGTGGCCGGACAGACCGGGCTGCCCGCCGCCGCGCTGCTGCCGATCATCGGCATCGGATACGCCGTCCTGCCGGGGCCCAACGTCCCGCTCGATCCGGACATCGTCCTGGCGTTCGTGCTGCCGCCGCTGCTGTACAGCGCCGCCCTGGACTCGTCCATGATCGCGATCCGCCGCAATCTGCGTACCGTGGTCAGTCTGTCGGTGGTCCTGGTCCTGCTCACCGCACTGCTGATCGGCCTGGGTTTCGCGTGGTTCGTCACCGGCGCGACCCTGGCCGCCGGCATCGCGGTCGGTGCGGCGGTCGCGCCACCCGACCCGGTCGCCGCGCTCGCCGTCGGTCGCAAGGTGGGGCTTCCACCCCGGATCATCACCCTGATCCAGGGTGAGGGACTGCTCAACGATG includes these proteins:
- a CDS encoding cold-shock protein, whose protein sequence is MKWFNGDKGFGFISQDGGGPDMFAHFSAISASGFRSLDENQRVEFEITQGQKGPQAENIRAL
- a CDS encoding glycosyltransferase; its protein translation is MAIRFGFLSTHPPTRCGLATFNSALATHLGKAGFPGGVVRVAGHGDDPTAMSGVVHTWMATTPAGWRDSAEALNNFDVAVVQHEYGIYPGRDGGDVLSVLRRLTVPSLVVLHTVLTHPTPSQKSLLEQIVAAADAVVTITRAAHDRLLLGYAVDATKISVIPHGASDYTGPPSRRHPQPHLLTWGLLGPGKGIEWALRGLALLQNLKSAPVYTVAGRTHPKVAELHGEAYRAGLHRLGAALGIAQNVRYESAYLDEAALGELIRSADVVVLPYDSTEQVTSGVLVEAVAARIPVVATAFPHAVELLTDGPGLLVPHKNPAALATAIRRILTKPDLAATLRERNGHAEPALRWPAVARRYHELAATLVAADARPVTVASA